TTGTCTCTTTCCCTTTTCTTCTCACTTGGTTTTTCGCTGCAGCGAACCGATTCCTTCCACCAGCTGATATCATACTTCTGCTTTGGCGTTTCATATGGGGGTATCATTAAAAACGGCTGACTGCTCATCTTTGCGTCGATACCCTTGAAGCCGGCCTCTTTCAGCCACAAAGGAACATGAGGGGCCGTATCCGAAATGCCCAGCCCCAATTCTTCCCTGCCTTTGGCACAAATGTATGCCATCTTGCGAAAAAATAGATTATCCTCGATTGGTATATCCGGCAATGAAGATACCCCGCGTTGCAAAGCCATTGACAAATGATCCGGCTCCTTGCAAAGCACTACCCCACCAGGCTTTAATATGCGAAACATCTCATTTACAGCTTTTTGCTGTTCTGACAAGTGCATCAGCAGGGTCTGACACATCACCACATCGGCATAATTGTCGGGATACGGAAGTTTATATGCATCCCCTACTTTGAATTCGGTGGTGCCGCCCTTGGCCCAGTTTCGTGATATTTTTTTTGCCTCAGTTACCAGTTTGGGACTTATATCCACCCCGCAATATTTACCGCCCTTGCCAAAGAACGGCCAGTATATGGTCCCCAGGTAACCCAAGCCGCATCCCACATCAACCACGGTCTGGCCCTGTTTGAACCCCACCCATTTGGCCAGCAGGGCCACATATTCGGGCTCCCATAAGAATTTCCGCTCTTCAATGATCCTTTTCTTATACCACCCTTTGGCCCATTTGTTTTTGGCTGGCTTTCTCATGATTGCCTCTTAATTTCATTGGATTTAAGATCTTCCAACTTTTACAATATACTATCGTGGTTTATTTCCCTTTATTGCAAAAAGCTGCCGGGCATTGAACCAAAAATATGAGCCGGTCTTTATTTGTTGTTCATAAAGTTTTTTCCTTGGTTTGATTTTTTTACGCAATTTTAGGTACTTATCATAATCAGACTGGGTTCCTCCCCCGGCAAAGAATGTTTTTTTGAAATTATCGCTTATCTGTCTTTTATAATCAGGTTTCTTGCTCCTGCATATCAATTCCTTCCTCTCGGCGACCTCGTGCTTTTGCCTTGGTGTTTCATACGGCGGAACACCCAGCGATGCCTGGCTTGCTATCTTGGCGTCAATCTGACTGAACCCGGCTGCTTTCAGCCACAGCGGAACCCGGGGGGCCGCATTTAGAAAACCCTGCCCCAAATTAGCCCTGCCCTTGGCATAAATAAAATCAATTTTCCGAAAAAACAGTTCATCCTCCATGGGTAATTCCGGAAGTGACGTAAGGATGTGCTGTAAAGACCAGGACAGATTGTCAGGCTCTTTGCACAGCACGGCGCCTCCCGGCTTTAAGACCCGGTACATCTCTTTGACGGCTTTCAAAGGATCGGACAAGTGCATCAGAAGGGTCTGGCACATTACGGCATCTGCAGATTCATCCGGATATGGCAATTTATAGGCGTCCCCAACCTTGAATTCCGTTTTCCCGCCCTTGGCCCAGTCTTTTGCCTTCTTTTTTGCCTGAGCTATAAGCTTAGGGCTGACATCCGCTCCGCAATATTTGCCGCCCTTGCCAAAGAACGGCCAGTATATGGTCCCCAGGTAGCCCAAGCCGCATCCCACATCAACCACGGTCTGGCCCTGTTTGAACCCCACCCATTTGGCCAGCAGGGCCACGTATTCCGGCTCCCACATAAACTTTCTCGGATCAATGATCGCCTTCTTGTACAGACCTTTGGCCCATTTGTTTTTGGCTGGCTTTCTCATGATTGCCTCTTAATATGTTTGCCGGGCTGGCGTTTTCTTTCATAATCCCCAGCCCCTTCCCATCCTTCGTCCTGGTTGGCATCCAGCGCATACCTCTGTTTCAATTTCCCGGCCGCAGTTTTTTCCACAAATAATTCCTCCCCGGTGTAGGGGTTCTTGCCGGTATGATACATGGCGGCCGAGGCCGTCATGGGCAGGGGGATGAAATCCTGGACCTGCTCCACGGCCAAACCGTTCTTTTTAAGAAAGCGCTTCAGCTCCAGCATGTCCTCCAGCCGGGAGCCCGGGTGACTGGATATCAGGTACGGCACCAGATACTGCTCCCTCCTGCTCAGCCGCCGGAAGATCTCCAGGAATTCTACGAAAGTATTGATGCCCGGTTTGTTCATCTGTTTCAGGACGAAAGACGAGCAGTGTTCCG
The genomic region above belongs to bacterium and contains:
- a CDS encoding methyltransferase domain-containing protein: MRKPAKNKWAKGLYKKAIIDPRKFMWEPEYVALLAKWVGFKQGQTVVDVGCGLGYLGTIYWPFFGKGGKYCGADVSPKLIAQAKKKAKDWAKGGKTEFKVGDAYKLPYPDESADAVMCQTLLMHLSDPLKAVKEMYRVLKPGGAVLCKEPDNLSWSLQHILTSLPELPMEDELFFRKIDFIYAKGRANLGQGFLNAAPRVPLWLKAAGFSQIDAKIASQASLGVPPYETPRQKHEVAERKELICRSKKPDYKRQISDNFKKTFFAGGGTQSDYDKYLKLRKKIKPRKKLYEQQIKTGSYFWFNARQLFAIKGNKPR
- a CDS encoding methyltransferase domain-containing protein encodes the protein MALLAKWVGFKQGQTVVDVGCGLGYLGTIYWPFFGKGGKYCGVDISPKLVTEAKKISRNWAKGGTTEFKVGDAYKLPYPDNYADVVMCQTLLMHLSEQQKAVNEMFRILKPGGVVLCKEPDHLSMALQRGVSSLPDIPIEDNLFFRKMAYICAKGREELGLGISDTAPHVPLWLKEAGFKGIDAKMSSQPFLMIPPYETPKQKYDISWWKESVRCSEKPSEKKRERD